One genomic region from Mesorhizobium terrae encodes:
- a CDS encoding phytanoyl-CoA dioxygenase family protein, which yields MQAATVRDHHPTTGMTTQLRDIRKTLPLRVLSEDDWQHWISNGYVIVRQAVPPENVDNLVDLLWRFDEKDPADPSTWYAPQRREHKMKELNNTGMLEIYNHQYLWDNRMERRIYDAFVDIWDREDLWVTIDRANLNPPRKVKGNPNGFIHWDVDTSIRPLPIGVQGVLSLQKQDGDVGGFQCVPSLFSGFDAWEKTQAPDRDPMHPDMTGQATVNIEMEAGDLMIFNSLLAHGVRPNHSDNRVRMAQYISMHPAEWTNETERQERIRLWRELDHPRRDAFPGDPRDWEKHNAATAKLTPLGEKLLGLAQW from the coding sequence ATGCAAGCAGCGACTGTCAGAGACCACCACCCCACCACTGGCATGACGACGCAATTGCGAGACATCCGGAAGACACTGCCGCTGCGCGTCCTCTCCGAGGACGACTGGCAGCACTGGATCAGCAATGGCTATGTCATCGTGCGCCAGGCGGTGCCACCTGAGAATGTCGACAACCTCGTCGATCTGCTCTGGCGCTTCGACGAGAAGGACCCCGCAGATCCTTCCACCTGGTATGCGCCGCAGCGGCGCGAGCACAAGATGAAGGAACTCAACAACACCGGCATGCTGGAAATCTACAATCACCAGTATCTCTGGGACAATCGCATGGAGCGGCGCATCTACGACGCCTTCGTCGACATCTGGGACCGCGAGGATTTGTGGGTGACGATCGACCGCGCCAATCTCAACCCGCCCAGGAAGGTCAAGGGCAATCCCAACGGCTTCATCCATTGGGATGTCGATACCTCGATCCGTCCCCTGCCGATCGGCGTGCAGGGCGTGCTCAGCTTGCAGAAGCAGGACGGCGACGTCGGCGGCTTCCAGTGCGTGCCTTCGCTCTTCTCCGGTTTCGATGCCTGGGAGAAAACGCAAGCGCCCGACCGCGACCCGATGCATCCCGACATGACCGGCCAGGCGACCGTCAACATCGAGATGGAAGCCGGTGACTTGATGATCTTCAACTCGCTGTTGGCCCATGGCGTGCGCCCCAACCATTCCGACAACCGGGTCCGCATGGCGCAATACATCTCCATGCACCCGGCCGAATGGACCAACGAAACCGAGCGCCAGGAACGCATCCGCTTGTGGCGCGAACTCGACCATCCGCGACGCGACGCCTTCCCGGGCGATCCGCGCGACTGGGAAAAGCACAACGCCGCCACGGCAAAGCTGACCCCGCTCGGCGAAAAGCTGCTGGGGCTGGCGCAGTGGTGA